One Nodularia sp. LEGE 06071 DNA segment encodes these proteins:
- the lpdA gene encoding dihydrolipoyl dehydrogenase has translation MSYGFDYDLVIIGAGVGGHGAALHAVSCGLKTAIIEAADMGGTCVNRGCIPSKALLAASGRVRELRNAHHLKSLGIQVDHVTFDRQAIADHAGNLVAKIQGDLTNSLKRLGVDIIRGWGKIAGTQKVTITGDGGEKTISAKDIILSPGSVPFVPPGIEVDGKTVFTSDQGVKLESLPEWVAIIGSGYIGLEFSDVYSALGCEITMIEALDQLMPGFDRDIAKLAERVLITPRDIETKVGIYAKKITPGSPVVIELADFKTKEDIDVIEVDACLVATGRIPATKNLGLETLGIELDRRNYIPVDDRMAVLSGGEVVPHVWAIGDANGKMMLAHAASAQGIIAVENIVGRSRVVDYRSIPAAAFTHPEVSYVGLTEVAAKELAQAEGFEIATTKSYFKGNSKALAENESDGMAKIVYRKDTGEVLGVHIFGMHAADLIHEASAAIANRQSVHDLAHLVHAHPTLSEVLDEAYKRAVV, from the coding sequence GTGAGTTATGGATTTGATTACGATTTAGTCATTATTGGCGCAGGTGTCGGCGGACATGGTGCAGCCCTACACGCTGTTAGCTGTGGACTGAAAACAGCAATTATTGAAGCGGCGGACATGGGAGGAACCTGTGTCAATCGTGGCTGCATCCCTTCTAAAGCGCTGCTGGCTGCATCGGGACGTGTGCGGGAGTTACGTAATGCCCATCACCTGAAATCTCTGGGGATTCAAGTTGATCATGTCACATTTGACCGCCAAGCGATCGCCGATCATGCTGGCAATCTGGTAGCGAAAATTCAAGGTGATTTAACCAACAGCCTCAAACGTCTAGGCGTGGATATTATCAGGGGTTGGGGAAAAATTGCGGGAACCCAAAAGGTGACAATCACCGGGGATGGTGGGGAAAAAACTATCTCAGCTAAAGATATCATTCTTTCTCCTGGTTCAGTCCCCTTTGTCCCTCCAGGAATTGAAGTAGACGGCAAAACCGTTTTTACCAGTGACCAAGGTGTAAAATTAGAATCTCTGCCAGAATGGGTAGCGATTATCGGTAGTGGTTACATCGGCTTAGAATTTTCGGATGTTTACTCGGCGTTGGGCTGTGAAATCACCATGATTGAAGCCCTAGACCAATTAATGCCAGGATTTGACCGCGATATTGCCAAACTAGCCGAACGGGTGTTAATTACTCCTCGCGATATCGAAACCAAAGTCGGAATATACGCGAAAAAAATTACTCCCGGTTCTCCGGTGGTAATTGAATTGGCAGATTTTAAAACCAAAGAAGATATTGATGTGATCGAAGTGGATGCTTGCTTAGTAGCTACAGGACGCATCCCCGCCACTAAAAATTTGGGTTTAGAAACTTTAGGGATAGAACTAGACAGACGTAACTATATCCCCGTAGACGATCGCATGGCTGTGCTTTCAGGCGGGGAAGTAGTACCTCATGTGTGGGCAATTGGTGACGCTAACGGCAAAATGATGTTGGCACACGCCGCTTCGGCTCAAGGCATCATCGCCGTAGAAAATATTGTGGGGCGAAGCCGTGTGGTAGACTATCGCAGCATCCCCGCCGCCGCATTTACTCACCCAGAAGTCAGCTATGTTGGTTTAACAGAAGTAGCCGCGAAGGAATTGGCGCAAGCTGAAGGCTTTGAAATCGCCACCACTAAAAGTTACTTCAAAGGTAACTCTAAAGCCTTAGCAGAAAACGAATCAGACGGTATGGCTAAGATAGTGTATCGCAAAGATACTGGTGAAGTTTTAGGTGTTCATATCTTCGGAATGCACGCCGCCGACTTGATTCACGAAGCATCAGCTGCGATCGCTAATCGTCAATCTGTCCACGACCTCGCCCATTTAGTACACGCCCATCCGACACTTTCCGAAGTGCTA
- the gatB gene encoding Asp-tRNA(Asn)/Glu-tRNA(Gln) amidotransferase subunit GatB: MTAATTVKTEYEAIIGLETHCQLSTNTKIFSNSSTAFGADPNTNIDPVCMGLPGVLPVLNEKVLEYAVKTGLALNCQIAKYSKFDRKQYFYPDLPKNYQISQYDLPIAEHGWLEIEMVDAEGNPIRKRIGVTRLHMEEDAGKLVHAGSDRLSGSTYSLVDYNRAGVPLVEIVSEPDLRSGEEAAEYAQEIRRIVRYLGVSDGNMQEGSLRCDVNISVRPVGREKFGVKVEIKNMNSFNAIQRAIDYEIERQIAAIEAGETIIQETRLWEEGAQRTSSMRIKEGSSDYRYFPEPDLTPIEVSKAQLEQWGSELPELPTQKRHHYESDLGLSVYDTRVLTEDRTVADYFETAIASGANAKAAANWITQDIAAYLNKQKLSITEIALTPGNLAEVITLIESGKISNAQAKQKLPDLLAGVSPEKAFAGQELITDPTVLEPIIDEAIAANPKELEKYRNGNTKLKGFFVGQVLKKTDKRADPQITNELVEKKLNA, from the coding sequence ATGACTGCTGCTACAACTGTAAAAACTGAGTATGAAGCGATTATTGGTCTGGAAACTCATTGTCAACTGAGTACCAATACCAAGATTTTTTCTAATAGCTCTACAGCTTTCGGTGCTGACCCCAATACTAACATCGACCCTGTGTGTATGGGTTTACCTGGGGTTTTACCTGTATTGAACGAAAAAGTCCTGGAATACGCTGTAAAAACAGGTTTGGCTTTGAATTGCCAAATCGCTAAATATAGCAAATTTGACCGTAAACAGTATTTTTATCCTGACCTGCCCAAAAATTACCAAATTTCTCAATATGACCTCCCCATAGCCGAACATGGTTGGTTAGAAATCGAAATGGTAGATGCTGAGGGGAACCCGATTCGTAAACGTATTGGTGTGACTCGTCTGCACATGGAGGAGGATGCAGGGAAACTGGTACACGCGGGAAGCGATCGCCTTTCAGGTTCTACTTATTCTCTGGTAGACTACAATCGCGCAGGTGTGCCATTGGTGGAAATCGTCTCGGAGCCTGACTTGCGTTCTGGTGAAGAAGCTGCTGAATACGCTCAAGAAATCCGCCGCATTGTGCGTTATCTCGGTGTCAGTGATGGCAATATGCAAGAAGGTTCTCTACGCTGTGATGTCAATATTTCCGTGCGTCCAGTGGGGCGAGAAAAATTTGGCGTGAAGGTAGAAATTAAAAATATGAACTCGTTCAACGCCATTCAACGGGCGATTGATTACGAAATTGAACGGCAAATTGCGGCGATTGAAGCGGGTGAAACCATTATCCAAGAAACTCGCCTGTGGGAAGAAGGCGCTCAACGCACAAGTAGTATGCGGATTAAGGAAGGTTCCAGTGATTACCGCTACTTCCCAGAACCAGATTTAACACCCATTGAGGTGTCCAAGGCGCAATTAGAGCAATGGGGAAGCGAACTTCCAGAACTACCCACTCAAAAACGCCATCATTATGAAAGTGATTTGGGGCTTTCGGTTTATGATACCAGAGTGTTGACAGAAGACCGCACCGTGGCTGATTATTTTGAAACGGCGATCGCCTCTGGAGCAAACGCCAAAGCTGCTGCTAACTGGATTACTCAAGATATCGCCGCCTACCTCAACAAGCAAAAACTCAGTATTACGGAAATTGCCCTGACTCCTGGCAATTTAGCTGAGGTAATTACGCTGATTGAATCTGGTAAAATTAGCAATGCCCAAGCTAAACAAAAGCTGCCAGATTTACTAGCTGGTGTTTCCCCGGAGAAAGCCTTTGCTGGTCAGGAATTAATCACTGATCCTACTGTACTAGAACCGATCATTGATGAAGCGATCGCGGCTAACCCCAAAGAACTAGAAAAGTATCGCAACGGCAATACAAAGCTGAAAGGCTTCTTTGTGGGACAGGTCTTGAAAAAAACCGACAAACGAGCCGATCCTCAGATCACGAATGAATTAGTCGAGAAAAAACTAAATGCTTAG
- a CDS encoding RNA-guided endonuclease InsQ/TnpB family protein translates to MNYRYRIYPTITQEQTLLEWMDICRVAYNYGLREIKDWCNSRKCMVDRCSISHEYIIAADVPFPSEVRQLNALPKAKKVFPRLGEVPSQVLQQTLKQLHRAWEGFQKVGHGFPRFKKFGQFKSLLFPQFQQNPVQGVHIALPKLGLIRVNLHRPIKSGFVVKQVRIINKANVWYASINIQCDVNVPSPMPHGHPIGVDVGLEKFLATSDGVLVKSPKFLKVMQSQLKLLQRRLSRKKKRSKNYEKQRIKVARLHHRIDNTRKDYHFKQAHALCDAGDMVFMEDLDYRTLAKGMLGLQMLDAGFGQFRTITKYVCWKRGKFFAEVSARGTSIECPECGAEVRKDLSVRVHHCPSCNYTTDRDVASGQVIRNRGIKLISTDGQSGIQNAYADGLPGIEEIQSRSKSKTRKTRLERRPKEATRKTKK, encoded by the coding sequence ATGAATTACCGCTATCGAATCTACCCGACTATCACCCAAGAACAGACACTTCTTGAGTGGATGGATATATGTCGCGTTGCCTACAACTATGGGTTGCGAGAAATTAAGGACTGGTGCAATAGTCGTAAGTGCATGGTTGACAGATGTTCGATTAGTCATGAATATATCATAGCTGCGGACGTTCCTTTCCCTAGCGAAGTGCGCCAACTTAATGCTTTACCAAAAGCTAAAAAAGTATTTCCCCGATTAGGCGAAGTACCAAGTCAGGTTTTGCAGCAAACACTCAAACAATTGCACCGAGCATGGGAGGGATTTCAGAAAGTTGGGCATGGGTTTCCAAGGTTTAAAAAGTTTGGGCAGTTCAAGTCTTTGCTGTTCCCTCAGTTTCAACAAAACCCAGTGCAAGGAGTACATATTGCACTACCTAAACTGGGATTGATTCGAGTCAACTTGCATCGCCCAATCAAGAGTGGATTTGTGGTTAAGCAAGTTCGGATAATTAACAAAGCCAATGTTTGGTACGCTTCTATCAACATCCAATGTGATGTTAATGTTCCTAGTCCAATGCCGCATGGTCATCCCATTGGGGTAGATGTAGGACTGGAAAAGTTTTTAGCAACCAGTGATGGTGTTCTCGTAAAATCGCCCAAATTCCTGAAAGTGATGCAAAGCCAGCTGAAATTGCTGCAACGCAGGCTGTCTCGGAAAAAGAAGCGTTCTAAAAATTACGAGAAACAACGCATCAAGGTTGCTAGACTTCACCACAGGATTGATAACACCCGCAAAGATTACCATTTCAAACAAGCTCATGCTCTTTGTGATGCTGGTGATATGGTCTTCATGGAAGACTTGGATTACCGGACTTTGGCAAAAGGAATGCTTGGGTTACAGATGCTTGACGCTGGGTTTGGACAATTCCGAACCATCACCAAGTACGTGTGTTGGAAACGTGGTAAATTCTTCGCTGAAGTTAGCGCTAGGGGAACTTCTATCGAGTGTCCTGAATGTGGTGCAGAAGTTAGAAAAGACTTGAGCGTTAGAGTGCATCATTGTCCTAGTTGCAATTACACGACTGATAGAGATGTTGCTAGTGGTCAAGTAATTAGAAACAGAGGAATCAAATTGATTAGTACCGATGGGCAGTCGGGAATCCAAAACGCCTACGCAGACGGTTTGCCGGGGATTGAAGAAATTCAGTCTAGGTCAAAGTCGAAAACCCGTAAGACTCGCCTTGAGCGCCGTCCAAAGGAAGCAACTAGGAAAACTAAGAAGTGA
- a CDS encoding DUF1565 domain-containing protein, translating into MVNSTLVATLYVNPLQGNDTNAGSRSSPFKSLTRALKVSKTSVIIQLTSGTYSAANGEVFPIVISAGVTVVGNEANKGAGIVISGSGEYQTSTFGIQSMTLLLQGNASFLGVTVTNPMPKGTGIWIESAATTVANNTLINCGREGIFVSGTAKPAIVDNVFRQNAASGLMMARHSKGEVLRNVFQKNSLGIAISDFAAPLIADNTISDNNAAIALSRNARPVLRHNRITKNTQGGMLVNGDAIPDLGNNQDAAGNIFEQNALFDLDNSTSQPLVCAGNQLNPTQVKGRVDFIAVLTDHPQRISGSSSIFTDLAGHWTAEFVEALVNTGAISGFPNGTFAPDDPINRAQYAAIIAKTFQLPRINTASKFTDINPRFWAASAIFQTAEMGFISGFPDGTFRAEQNLTKVQAIVSIVNGLKLTGGNPQVLNVYRDRAQIPTYATNAVAVATQALLVLNYPQRDQLEPLRDITRGEVATLIYQALVASSQEKAIASPYIVSPDVNLPGFTDISGHWAEPFIRGLASMNLTRGFADGSYQPNKLMNRAEYAALVAVAFNPPPKRPALEFTDVSSDFWAYEALQIASRGGFVSGFGDRTFRPAENVQRVQVIVSLVNGLALPAGDLNALLTYTDSQTIPDYARPAVVTATQQKIVVNYPNRKQLFPTRNATRAEVAAMVYQALVALQRTSTINSTYIV; encoded by the coding sequence ATGGTGAATTCTACCCTCGTTGCCACACTCTATGTCAATCCTCTCCAAGGCAATGATACCAATGCTGGTTCTCGGTCGAGTCCGTTTAAAAGTCTCACCCGTGCCTTAAAAGTCAGCAAAACATCCGTAATTATTCAGTTGACATCTGGGACTTATAGCGCAGCTAATGGTGAAGTGTTTCCCATCGTTATTTCTGCGGGGGTGACAGTCGTCGGGAACGAAGCGAACAAAGGTGCTGGGATTGTGATTTCGGGGAGTGGCGAGTATCAAACTTCCACCTTTGGTATCCAAAGTATGACATTACTGTTGCAAGGTAATGCCAGTTTCTTAGGTGTGACCGTCACTAACCCCATGCCGAAAGGTACAGGAATCTGGATTGAATCGGCAGCAACCACAGTGGCTAATAATACTTTAATTAACTGCGGTCGAGAAGGGATATTTGTCAGTGGTACGGCTAAACCCGCCATTGTGGATAATGTGTTTCGGCAAAATGCCGCCAGTGGCTTGATGATGGCGCGTCACAGCAAGGGAGAAGTGTTGCGGAATGTATTTCAAAAAAACTCTTTGGGCATCGCTATCAGTGATTTTGCTGCCCCCTTGATTGCAGATAATACAATATCAGATAACAATGCCGCGATCGCTCTTTCTCGCAATGCTAGACCGGTGCTGCGTCATAATCGGATTACCAAAAATACCCAAGGCGGGATGTTAGTCAATGGTGACGCTATCCCTGATTTAGGTAATAATCAAGACGCGGCTGGCAATATTTTTGAGCAGAATGCCCTCTTCGATTTAGATAACTCCACATCACAGCCCCTCGTTTGTGCCGGTAATCAGTTGAATCCTACCCAAGTTAAAGGCAGGGTAGATTTTATCGCTGTCCTCACAGATCATCCCCAACGCATCTCAGGTAGCAGCAGTATTTTTACTGATTTAGCTGGACATTGGACAGCAGAGTTTGTGGAAGCATTGGTGAACACGGGAGCGATTAGCGGCTTTCCCAATGGCACTTTTGCCCCAGATGACCCGATAAATCGCGCTCAGTATGCGGCGATCATTGCCAAAACTTTTCAGTTACCCAGAATAAATACTGCTAGTAAATTTACAGATATCAACCCCAGATTTTGGGCAGCCTCAGCCATTTTCCAAACTGCGGAAATGGGTTTTATTAGTGGTTTTCCCGATGGCACGTTTCGAGCCGAACAAAACTTGACAAAAGTACAGGCCATAGTATCTATAGTGAATGGCTTAAAACTCACAGGCGGCAATCCCCAGGTGTTAAACGTGTACCGCGATCGCGCTCAAATTCCGACTTATGCCACTAATGCTGTCGCAGTAGCCACCCAAGCATTACTAGTGCTTAACTATCCCCAAAGAGACCAACTAGAACCTCTGCGCGATATAACTCGTGGTGAAGTAGCAACATTAATTTATCAAGCCTTGGTAGCCAGCAGTCAGGAAAAGGCGATCGCCTCCCCCTATATTGTCAGCCCCGATGTGAATCTCCCCGGATTTACCGACATTAGCGGACATTGGGCCGAACCATTTATTCGGGGGTTAGCTAGCATGAATTTAACTCGTGGTTTTGCAGATGGTAGCTACCAGCCAAATAAACTGATGAATCGCGCCGAATATGCGGCTTTAGTAGCCGTGGCCTTTAATCCCCCACCCAAACGCCCCGCACTGGAATTTACAGACGTATCCTCAGACTTTTGGGCTTATGAAGCCTTACAAATTGCTAGTAGAGGTGGCTTTGTCAGTGGATTTGGCGATCGCACCTTCCGCCCGGCGGAAAATGTGCAAAGGGTACAGGTAATTGTCTCCCTAGTGAATGGACTTGCCCTACCAGCAGGTGATCTCAATGCTTTACTCACTTATACTGATAGTCAGACAATTCCCGATTATGCTCGTCCAGCAGTTGTGACTGCGACACAGCAAAAAATTGTGGTCAATTACCCAAACCGCAAACAACTTTTCCCGACGCGGAATGCCACACGGGCCGAAGTAGCCGCAATGGTTTATCAGGCATTAGTTGCGCTTCAGCGAACCTCAACTATTAATTCAACCTATATTGTTTAG
- a CDS encoding fatty acid desaturase family protein — protein sequence MNLNTDQRLMNQVTYAKALRSLLPPSAFTPDASKLIILVINLAILILGWMIAAQLDNWPVHLLWLYLPLTIIMGNSVVALLFSSHDLMHGSVIRNSQLAYFFSFLGLTMLWMPPTLWKSVHNRVHHNHTNDLGDPDRNYLETQSKTWGKWIHNLFVPSLEVNPLWFIVGMTSAWGVHNFRNLTSVLFFNSNSVDYVPAAFTVSAKDRRAIAGEILLMSILHLAILAYLQFDPLKLILGYFLPIAIGNAGLMFYIYTNHLLCPMTDVNDPLVNSTSLRVKKIFDLLHLNFSHHTEHHIFPGMNSDYYVMVRELLETEYADKFNLLDAQEAWRLLMQSHRHYKDENTLTDWAGKTSMPCPLNQKVKV from the coding sequence ATGAATTTGAATACTGATCAGAGATTAATGAACCAGGTAACCTATGCGAAAGCATTACGTTCTCTACTTCCGCCGTCAGCATTTACACCCGATGCCAGTAAGTTAATTATCCTTGTAATTAATCTAGCAATTTTGATCCTTGGCTGGATGATAGCGGCACAATTAGATAATTGGCCAGTCCATCTTTTATGGTTATATTTACCTCTAACAATTATTATGGGCAACAGTGTGGTTGCCTTATTATTTAGCTCCCACGATTTGATGCACGGTAGCGTGATTAGAAATTCACAATTAGCCTATTTTTTCAGCTTTCTGGGGCTAACAATGTTGTGGATGCCGCCAACGTTATGGAAGTCGGTTCATAACCGGGTGCATCATAATCACACTAATGACTTGGGTGATCCGGATCGCAATTATTTAGAAACACAGTCTAAAACCTGGGGTAAATGGATTCATAATTTATTTGTGCCTTCTTTAGAAGTCAATCCCCTTTGGTTCATTGTGGGAATGACTTCGGCCTGGGGAGTACATAATTTTCGCAATCTGACTTCGGTACTATTTTTTAATAGTAACTCTGTGGATTATGTGCCGGCGGCATTTACAGTTAGTGCCAAAGATCGTCGAGCGATCGCCGGGGAAATATTGCTCATGTCAATACTGCATCTAGCTATTTTAGCCTATCTACAATTTGACCCCCTAAAACTCATTTTAGGCTACTTTTTACCCATTGCAATTGGTAATGCAGGCTTGATGTTCTATATTTATACGAATCATCTGCTTTGTCCAATGACCGATGTTAATGATCCACTGGTAAATTCTACATCTTTACGGGTAAAAAAGATTTTTGACCTGTTACATTTGAATTTTTCGCACCATACAGAACATCACATTTTTCCAGGCATGAACTCTGATTATTATGTCATGGTTCGAGAGTTGTTAGAAACTGAATATGCCGATAAATTTAATTTATTAGATGCCCAAGAAGCCTGGCGCTTGTTGATGCAAAGTCATCGGCATTACAAAGATGAGAATACTTTGACAGATTGGGCAGGAAAAACCTCTATGCCTTGTCCCCTTAATCAAAAAGTGAAGGTTTAA
- a CDS encoding DUF1565 domain-containing protein, with protein MYSKYPQAESRQLKLNPQADRSNSSLEVLPLVFSILYFTLGLGVTGITLLSLSPGRVLAQMPSLESTVSEVKLLFVNPNVGNNTVGNGTESAPLKTITQALQLASANTMIMLSPGTYSADTGEVFPLKLKSGVAIQGDTNNKGQGITIQGGGGFLSSSFGGQNVTIIGADNAELRGVTVTNPNPRGYGLWIESSNPVIANNTFTGSTQDGISLTGNSAPIIRQNYFHRNGANGMTIGGNSQPEVRENVFEQTGFGINITQNAAPMLSLNQIQNNRSGIIVQANARPILRNNVIQGNREDGLVAIAQAIPNLGTIAEPGGNEFRNNTRHDINASATKEIIPAAGNNLSQNRIAGKVDFNAQTAPTANIPQPRTVANRPIPVSGEITFSAPSQPNQTNQSQINYVNIDPNIVEFAAPQSPPFGESALSPVTNSNTPATQTTAYNRTGVRYRVVVNVATDREQDLVRNLAPDAFPTMRQGRRVMQVGVFSDRHNADEILKVLNSHGLKTTLEPLN; from the coding sequence ATGTATTCTAAATATCCTCAAGCAGAGAGCCGGCAATTAAAGCTAAATCCCCAGGCTGACAGATCAAATTCTTCCCTGGAAGTATTGCCTTTAGTTTTTTCCATCTTGTATTTCACCCTGGGTTTAGGAGTCACAGGTATAACTTTACTGAGTCTTAGCCCCGGTAGGGTGTTGGCTCAAATGCCATCTTTGGAAAGCACTGTCTCTGAAGTGAAACTATTATTTGTCAACCCCAATGTGGGAAATAACACCGTGGGGAATGGTACTGAAAGCGCTCCTTTAAAGACCATTACTCAAGCTTTGCAATTAGCCTCTGCTAATACAATGATTATGCTCTCCCCAGGGACTTATAGTGCTGACACTGGAGAGGTTTTTCCCCTGAAGCTCAAATCGGGTGTTGCTATTCAAGGGGATACTAACAACAAAGGACAGGGAATTACAATTCAAGGCGGTGGTGGATTCCTCAGTAGCAGCTTTGGCGGTCAAAATGTCACCATCATCGGCGCAGACAATGCCGAGTTAAGAGGGGTAACGGTCACAAATCCCAATCCCCGTGGTTATGGTTTGTGGATTGAATCGAGCAATCCCGTAATCGCCAACAATACATTTACTGGTAGTACTCAAGATGGGATTTCCCTAACTGGTAACAGTGCGCCGATTATTAGGCAGAATTATTTTCATCGTAATGGGGCGAATGGTATGACCATTGGCGGTAATTCCCAGCCGGAAGTGCGGGAAAATGTCTTTGAACAAACAGGATTTGGGATCAATATTACTCAAAATGCTGCTCCTATGTTGTCCCTGAATCAAATTCAAAACAACCGCTCTGGGATTATAGTCCAAGCCAATGCTCGGCCAATTTTACGGAATAATGTCATTCAAGGTAATAGAGAAGATGGATTAGTGGCGATCGCTCAAGCCATACCAAATTTGGGTACCATTGCTGAACCCGGTGGTAACGAATTTCGTAATAATACTCGTCATGACATTAATGCTAGTGCGACTAAGGAGATCATCCCGGCTGCTGGTAACAACCTGTCCCAAAATCGCATTGCTGGTAAGGTAGATTTCAACGCTCAAACAGCACCCACAGCGAACATTCCTCAGCCTCGCACTGTGGCAAATCGTCCCATCCCAGTCAGTGGAGAAATTACCTTTTCTGCTCCCAGTCAGCCAAACCAGACGAATCAATCACAGATAAATTATGTGAATATTGATCCCAATATTGTGGAATTTGCTGCTCCCCAGTCACCTCCCTTTGGAGAATCAGCTCTTTCACCAGTTACCAATAGCAATACTCCTGCAACTCAGACAACTGCATACAATAGAACTGGTGTACGTTACCGCGTGGTAGTGAATGTCGCCACCGATCGGGAACAAGACCTAGTGCGAAACTTAGCACCGGATGCATTTCCGACTATGCGTCAAGGTCGTAGAGTCATGCAAGTCGGAGTTTTTAGCGATCGCCATAATGCCGATGAAATCCTCAAAGTCCTGAATAGTCACGGTTTAAAAACTACACTTGAGCCGTTAAATTGA